A single genomic interval of Hemibagrus wyckioides isolate EC202008001 linkage group LG13, SWU_Hwy_1.0, whole genome shotgun sequence harbors:
- the tdrd1 gene encoding tudor domain-containing protein 1 isoform X1 — MNRAFSPSLVRPTLPLRRPASSPGLVTPSIVTPVINNQGACLPQARSLLTGSSDAEGSRNEKEWMPVRDNSARAGSVSAPVTVSLCNYCSKQGNLKCTGCKRTCYCSVACQTEDWKAHRHICKLSAQENTASDKPKESLTLPGHGASVLENKVNKSHVVESKRVYLRDLRKNNISKGDEFQATVVEMRTPGKFFIHIQSMEMLETLKNITLNLQKAYSGSLVSEYKPEIGEICAVKYSFDQNWYRGQIESVDLNHHTAKVLYIDFGNEEEVKFDQICPMSANIDAAPSCALQCCIAGVTAIMSSWTGECCIALRQLVAGKSLTFTVVDVLYSSVLAVDASLSTLGKNLSTFLIDQGYAVKDSTSTKPQIKQDINSLMTASFENFKRLADGKNENTEAQPPEPLSQEVGDIFTAIVTHLQSPSEIICQKLENASVIQQLQKSLREQCTKTQASENFRPAPGTICCSLFSEDNQWYRAKVLAYSSEDRVCVGYIDFGNSEEVVLNQLRPINMDLLVLASQAIPCALAGIKPISHVWSEETVVTLKQLVCNRFLRVEILGERDGTALVAMVDESSDPQTNVAELLVATGHATVGEMETKKEDACESADDKLEWSCAELPTDGQKVVLVISVLENPGQFYCYNYSADVMQTMAELSTALMKHCEADGTPFNPVVGEPCCARFSGQIHVSIHDFIQYGNWYRGVMQSLEGDGTAKVYFADYGNTCNIQIAHLRAIKPSLLKHPFQAISCWLAGLEPVGGEWSKDAVQKFQTLCVGKQLTGRVVSVTEKGYGVELEFSGHNIAAVLIAEQLAKPSGQEKKPDSQVASFSETAEVSSAPVSAENHSCSEQPVKTSGQKLAPSHTGPSNESVSFPLDWKTVDLPHSETFQPQVAAVTSPSLFYVMNPREVNIEKLQSVMTDVMRYCSKQTLPNQSMPLPGAACCAQFSGDKNWYRAVVLEATSTCAVVIYADYGNIERVSVSSLLPIPKTLLQQPFQIARCALSGKKHFPTMWPPEVLELFGIQMSGKVLATVDHFDGTFNLLNVTKPTAQGGTNINAIILEALKKSGKSSIKSLTQDTQAQGYEPTQAGVASSALVDNLSTDTEKPEPQSQKKENAETTDAGAEKGDPQTPKESVTNSNAASASCCCVSLEQKIAQIEELLLLLVKQMGVSPK; from the exons ATGAACCGTGCCTTTTCACCATCGCTGGTCAGACCGACCCTGCCGTTGAGAAGACCTGCATCAAGTCCAGGTTTAGTGACACCAAGCATCGTGACTCCTGTAATTAACAACCAGGGTGCCTGCTTACCTCAAGCACGGTCTCTGTTGACTGGTAGCTCAGATG CTGAAGGTAGCAGAAACGAGAAAGAGTGGATGCCTGTGAGAGacaacagtgct AGAGCTGGATCTGTGTCTGCTCCAGTTACAGTGAGCCTGTGTAATTATTGCAGTAAGCAAG GTAATCTTAAGTGCACAGGCTGCAAAAGGACTTGCTACTGCTCGGTAGCTTGTCAGACAGAGGACTGGAAGGCCCATCGCCACATTTGTAAACTAAGTGCTCAGGAAAACACAGCAAG TGACAAACCAAAGGAGTCCCTGACCCTACCTGGACATGGAGCTAGTGTTTTAGAAAACAAA gTGAACAAGAGTCATGTGGTTGAATCAAAGAGAGTTTACCTTCGGGATTTACGCAAGAACAACATCTCTAAGGGAGATGAATTCCAA GCAACCGTGGTGGAAATGCGGACCCCTGGGAAGTTCTTCATCCACATCCAGTCGATGGAAATGCTTGAGACCCTAAAGAACATCACTCTAAATCTACAGAAGGCATACAGTGGTTCACTTGTGTCTGAGTACAAGCCCGAAATTGGGGAAATCTGTGCTGTGAAATACTCTTTTGATCAG AATTGGTATCGGGGTCAAATTGAGTCTGTTGATTTGAATCACCACACTGCCAAAGTGCTTTACATAGATTTTGGAAATGAAGAGGAGGTCAAATTTGACCAGATATGCCCCATGTCAGCAAATATTGATGCTGCACCATCATGT GCACTACAGTGTTGTATTGCTGGAGTAACTGCAATCATGAGCAGTTGGACAGGCGAATGTTGTATTGCATTGAGGCAGCTGGTTGCTGGAAAGAGTCTGACTTTCACTGTGGTGGATGTCCTGTACAGCTCTGTGCTTGCTGTAGATGCGTCTCTGTCCACACTTG GTAAGAATCTGAGTACTTTCCTAATTGACCAGGGCTATGCAGTGAAGGACAGCACTTCCACAAAGCCACAGATCAAGCAAGATATCA aTTCTTTAATGACTGCATCATTTGAAAACTTCAAGCGTTTGGCTGATGGGAAAAATGAGAACACTGAGGCACAGCCACCCGAACCTTTGAGTCAAGAGGTTGGAGACATCTTCACAGCTATAGTCACCCATCTTCAGTCCCCATCAGAGATCATCTGCCAGAAGCTAGAAAATGCCA GTGTTATACAGCAGTTACAAAAAAGTTTGAGAGAACAGTGTACCAAGACTCAGGCCAGTGAGAACTTTCGACCTGCTCCTGGAACTATCTGCTGCTCTCTTTTCTCAG AGGACAATCAGTGGTATAGGGCCAAAGTCTTGGCATATTCCTCTGaggatcgtgtgtgtgtgggttacaTAGACTTCGGGAATTCAGAAGAGGTGGTGTTGAATCAGTTGCGTCCTATCAATATGGATCTGTTAGTTTTGGCTTCTCAGGCAATCCCATGTGCCCTGgcag GTATTAAGCCCATTTCACATGTGTGGTCAGAGGAGACAGTTGTAACGCTGAAACAACTGGTCTGTAACCGCTTCCTCCGTGTGGAGATTCTTGGAGAGCGAGATGGAACAGCTTTAGTCGCTATGGTTGATGAGTCCAGTGATCCTCAGACTAATGTAGCTGAGCTGCTGGTTGCTACAGGTCATGCTACTGTTGGGGAAATGGAGACAAAAAAAGAGGACGCATGTGAAAGTGCTG ATGACAAATTGGAGTGGTCCTGTGCAGAACTCCCCACTGATGGCCAGAAGGTGGTGCTAGTGATCAGTGTACTAGAAAATCCTGGACAGTTCTACTGCTATAATTACAGTGCAGATG TCATGCAGACCATGGCAGAGTTGTCCACTGCTCTGATGAAGCACTGTGAGGCTGATGGGACTCCTTTTAACCCTGTTGTTGGAGAACCCTGTTGTGCTCGCTTCAGTGGTCAGATACATGTCTCTATTCATGATTTTATACAAT ATGGGAACTGGTATAGGGGTGTGATGCAGAGTCTTGAGGGAGATGGAACTGCTAAAGTGTACTTTGCAGATTATGGGAACACTTGTAATATACAAATAGCCCATCTACGAGCCATCAAACCTAGTCTCCTCAAACACCCTTTCCAGGCCATATCTTGTTGGCTTGCAG GACTTGAGCCTGTAGGAGGGGAGTGGAGTAAGGATGCAGTGCAGAAGTTCCAGACTCTGTGTGTGGGGAAGCAGCTCACCGGGAGAGTGGTATCCGTCACTGAGAAAGGTTATGGAGTGGAGCTGGAGTTTAGTGGCCACAACATTGCTGCTGTACTCATCGCGGAACAACTCGCCAAACCTTCAGGACAGGAGAAGAAGCCTGATTCACAAGTAGCCTCATTCAGTGAAACTGCAGAAGTATCGTCTGCACCAGTGTCTGCTGAGAATCACTCTTGCTCTGAGCAGCCAGTTAAAACCAGTGGACAAAAACTTGCTCCATCACATACCGGCCCATCAAATGAAT CGGTTTCATTTCCTCTGGACTGGAAAACCGTAGATTTGCCTCACAGTGAAACTTTCCAGCCTCAGGTGGCAGCAGTGACCAGCCCAAGTCTCTTCTATGTGATGAATCCTAGAGAGG TGAACATAGAGAAGTTGCAGAGTGTTATGACGGATGTGATGAGGTATTGCAGCAAACAGACGCTGCCCAACCAGAGCATGCCTTTACCTGGAGCAGCCTGCTGTGCTCAGTTTTCAG gtgACAAAAACTGGTACAGAGCTGTTGTGTTGGAAGCTACCAGCACATGCGCAGTTGTGATTTATGCAGACTATGGGAACATTGAGAGGGTTTCTGTCTCTAGCCTCCTGCCAATCCCGAAAACACTTCTGCAGCAGCCCTTTCAAATAGCTAGATGTGCTCTTTCTG GTAAAAAACACTTCCCAACTATGTGGCCTCCTGAGGTCCTGGAGCTTTTTGGTATACAGATGAGTGGCAAAGTACTGGCGACTGTAGATCATTTTGATGGCACCTTTAACTTGCTAAATGTTACCAAGCCCACAGCCCAAGGAGGAACCAACATTAACGCCATTATTTTAGAGGCACTGAAGAAATCTGGCAAGTCCAGCATAAAATCGCTGACCCAAGACACACAGGCTCAGGGATATGAGCCGACACAGGCTGGTGTTGCATCCTCTGCCTTAGTTGATAACTTATCTACAGACACAGAGAAGCCCGAACCTCAAAGTCAGAAGAAAG AAAATGCAGAGACAACCGATGCCGGCGCAGAAAAGGGTGACCCACAGACCCCTAAAGAGTCAGTGACTAACAGTAACG CAGCTTCTGCTTCGTGCTGTTGCGTGTCCCTTGAACAGAAG ATTGCCCAGATTGAGGAGTTGCTCCTTCTGCTTGTGAAGCAAATGGGTGTAAGCCCAAAGTAA
- the tdrd1 gene encoding tudor domain-containing protein 1 isoform X2, producing the protein MNRAFSPSLVRPTLPLRRPASSPGLVTPSIVTPVINNQGACLPQARSLLTGSSDAEGSRNEKEWMPVRDNSARAGSVSAPVTVSLCNYCSKQGNLKCTGCKRTCYCSVACQTEDWKAHRHICKLSAQENTASDKPKESLTLPGHGASVLENKVNKSHVVESKRVYLRDLRKNNISKGDEFQATVVEMRTPGKFFIHIQSMEMLETLKNITLNLQKAYSGSLVSEYKPEIGEICAVKYSFDQNWYRGQIESVDLNHHTAKVLYIDFGNEEEVKFDQICPMSANIDAAPSCALQCCIAGVTAIMSSWTGECCIALRQLVAGKSLTFTVVDVLYSSVLAVDASLSTLGKNLSTFLIDQGYAVKDSTSTKPQIKQDINSLMTASFENFKRLADGKNENTEAQPPEPLSQEVGDIFTAIVTHLQSPSEIICQKLENASVIQQLQKSLREQCTKTQASENFRPAPGTICCSLFSEDNQWYRAKVLAYSSEDRVCVGYIDFGNSEEVVLNQLRPINMDLLVLASQAIPCALAGIKPISHVWSEETVVTLKQLVCNRFLRVEILGERDGTALVAMVDESSDPQTNVAELLVATGHATVGEMETKKEDACESADDKLEWSCAELPTDGQKVVLVISVLENPGQFYCYNYSADVMQTMAELSTALMKHCEADGTPFNPVVGEPCCARFSGQIHVSIHDFIQYGNWYRGVMQSLEGDGTAKVYFADYGNTCNIQIAHLRAIKPSLLKHPFQAISCWLAGLEPVGGEWSKDAVQKFQTLCVGKQLTGRVVSVTEKGYGVELEFSGHNIAAVLIAEQLAKPSGQEKKPDSQVASFSETAEVSSAPVSAENHSCSEQPVKTSGQKLAPSHTGPSNESVSFPLDWKTVDLPHSETFQPQVAAVTSPSLFYVMNPREVNIEKLQSVMTDVMRYCSKQTLPNQSMPLPGAACCAQFSGDKNWYRAVVLEATSTCAVVIYADYGNIERVSVSSLLPIPKTLLQQPFQIARCALSGKKHFPTMWPPEVLELFGIQMSGKVLATVDHFDGTFNLLNVTKPTAQGGTNINAIILEALKKSGKSSIKSLTQDTQAQGYEPTQAGVASSALVDNLSTDTEKPEPQSQKKENAETTDAGAEKGDPQTPKESVTNSNASASCCCVSLEQKIAQIEELLLLLVKQMGVSPK; encoded by the exons ATGAACCGTGCCTTTTCACCATCGCTGGTCAGACCGACCCTGCCGTTGAGAAGACCTGCATCAAGTCCAGGTTTAGTGACACCAAGCATCGTGACTCCTGTAATTAACAACCAGGGTGCCTGCTTACCTCAAGCACGGTCTCTGTTGACTGGTAGCTCAGATG CTGAAGGTAGCAGAAACGAGAAAGAGTGGATGCCTGTGAGAGacaacagtgct AGAGCTGGATCTGTGTCTGCTCCAGTTACAGTGAGCCTGTGTAATTATTGCAGTAAGCAAG GTAATCTTAAGTGCACAGGCTGCAAAAGGACTTGCTACTGCTCGGTAGCTTGTCAGACAGAGGACTGGAAGGCCCATCGCCACATTTGTAAACTAAGTGCTCAGGAAAACACAGCAAG TGACAAACCAAAGGAGTCCCTGACCCTACCTGGACATGGAGCTAGTGTTTTAGAAAACAAA gTGAACAAGAGTCATGTGGTTGAATCAAAGAGAGTTTACCTTCGGGATTTACGCAAGAACAACATCTCTAAGGGAGATGAATTCCAA GCAACCGTGGTGGAAATGCGGACCCCTGGGAAGTTCTTCATCCACATCCAGTCGATGGAAATGCTTGAGACCCTAAAGAACATCACTCTAAATCTACAGAAGGCATACAGTGGTTCACTTGTGTCTGAGTACAAGCCCGAAATTGGGGAAATCTGTGCTGTGAAATACTCTTTTGATCAG AATTGGTATCGGGGTCAAATTGAGTCTGTTGATTTGAATCACCACACTGCCAAAGTGCTTTACATAGATTTTGGAAATGAAGAGGAGGTCAAATTTGACCAGATATGCCCCATGTCAGCAAATATTGATGCTGCACCATCATGT GCACTACAGTGTTGTATTGCTGGAGTAACTGCAATCATGAGCAGTTGGACAGGCGAATGTTGTATTGCATTGAGGCAGCTGGTTGCTGGAAAGAGTCTGACTTTCACTGTGGTGGATGTCCTGTACAGCTCTGTGCTTGCTGTAGATGCGTCTCTGTCCACACTTG GTAAGAATCTGAGTACTTTCCTAATTGACCAGGGCTATGCAGTGAAGGACAGCACTTCCACAAAGCCACAGATCAAGCAAGATATCA aTTCTTTAATGACTGCATCATTTGAAAACTTCAAGCGTTTGGCTGATGGGAAAAATGAGAACACTGAGGCACAGCCACCCGAACCTTTGAGTCAAGAGGTTGGAGACATCTTCACAGCTATAGTCACCCATCTTCAGTCCCCATCAGAGATCATCTGCCAGAAGCTAGAAAATGCCA GTGTTATACAGCAGTTACAAAAAAGTTTGAGAGAACAGTGTACCAAGACTCAGGCCAGTGAGAACTTTCGACCTGCTCCTGGAACTATCTGCTGCTCTCTTTTCTCAG AGGACAATCAGTGGTATAGGGCCAAAGTCTTGGCATATTCCTCTGaggatcgtgtgtgtgtgggttacaTAGACTTCGGGAATTCAGAAGAGGTGGTGTTGAATCAGTTGCGTCCTATCAATATGGATCTGTTAGTTTTGGCTTCTCAGGCAATCCCATGTGCCCTGgcag GTATTAAGCCCATTTCACATGTGTGGTCAGAGGAGACAGTTGTAACGCTGAAACAACTGGTCTGTAACCGCTTCCTCCGTGTGGAGATTCTTGGAGAGCGAGATGGAACAGCTTTAGTCGCTATGGTTGATGAGTCCAGTGATCCTCAGACTAATGTAGCTGAGCTGCTGGTTGCTACAGGTCATGCTACTGTTGGGGAAATGGAGACAAAAAAAGAGGACGCATGTGAAAGTGCTG ATGACAAATTGGAGTGGTCCTGTGCAGAACTCCCCACTGATGGCCAGAAGGTGGTGCTAGTGATCAGTGTACTAGAAAATCCTGGACAGTTCTACTGCTATAATTACAGTGCAGATG TCATGCAGACCATGGCAGAGTTGTCCACTGCTCTGATGAAGCACTGTGAGGCTGATGGGACTCCTTTTAACCCTGTTGTTGGAGAACCCTGTTGTGCTCGCTTCAGTGGTCAGATACATGTCTCTATTCATGATTTTATACAAT ATGGGAACTGGTATAGGGGTGTGATGCAGAGTCTTGAGGGAGATGGAACTGCTAAAGTGTACTTTGCAGATTATGGGAACACTTGTAATATACAAATAGCCCATCTACGAGCCATCAAACCTAGTCTCCTCAAACACCCTTTCCAGGCCATATCTTGTTGGCTTGCAG GACTTGAGCCTGTAGGAGGGGAGTGGAGTAAGGATGCAGTGCAGAAGTTCCAGACTCTGTGTGTGGGGAAGCAGCTCACCGGGAGAGTGGTATCCGTCACTGAGAAAGGTTATGGAGTGGAGCTGGAGTTTAGTGGCCACAACATTGCTGCTGTACTCATCGCGGAACAACTCGCCAAACCTTCAGGACAGGAGAAGAAGCCTGATTCACAAGTAGCCTCATTCAGTGAAACTGCAGAAGTATCGTCTGCACCAGTGTCTGCTGAGAATCACTCTTGCTCTGAGCAGCCAGTTAAAACCAGTGGACAAAAACTTGCTCCATCACATACCGGCCCATCAAATGAAT CGGTTTCATTTCCTCTGGACTGGAAAACCGTAGATTTGCCTCACAGTGAAACTTTCCAGCCTCAGGTGGCAGCAGTGACCAGCCCAAGTCTCTTCTATGTGATGAATCCTAGAGAGG TGAACATAGAGAAGTTGCAGAGTGTTATGACGGATGTGATGAGGTATTGCAGCAAACAGACGCTGCCCAACCAGAGCATGCCTTTACCTGGAGCAGCCTGCTGTGCTCAGTTTTCAG gtgACAAAAACTGGTACAGAGCTGTTGTGTTGGAAGCTACCAGCACATGCGCAGTTGTGATTTATGCAGACTATGGGAACATTGAGAGGGTTTCTGTCTCTAGCCTCCTGCCAATCCCGAAAACACTTCTGCAGCAGCCCTTTCAAATAGCTAGATGTGCTCTTTCTG GTAAAAAACACTTCCCAACTATGTGGCCTCCTGAGGTCCTGGAGCTTTTTGGTATACAGATGAGTGGCAAAGTACTGGCGACTGTAGATCATTTTGATGGCACCTTTAACTTGCTAAATGTTACCAAGCCCACAGCCCAAGGAGGAACCAACATTAACGCCATTATTTTAGAGGCACTGAAGAAATCTGGCAAGTCCAGCATAAAATCGCTGACCCAAGACACACAGGCTCAGGGATATGAGCCGACACAGGCTGGTGTTGCATCCTCTGCCTTAGTTGATAACTTATCTACAGACACAGAGAAGCCCGAACCTCAAAGTCAGAAGAAAG AAAATGCAGAGACAACCGATGCCGGCGCAGAAAAGGGTGACCCACAGACCCCTAAAGAGTCAGTGACTAACAGTAACG CTTCTGCTTCGTGCTGTTGCGTGTCCCTTGAACAGAAG ATTGCCCAGATTGAGGAGTTGCTCCTTCTGCTTGTGAAGCAAATGGGTGTAAGCCCAAAGTAA
- the tdrd1 gene encoding tudor domain-containing protein 1 isoform X3, with protein MNRAFSPSLVRPTLPLRRPASSPGLVTPSIVTPVINNQGACLPQARSLLTGSSDAEGSRNEKEWMPVRDNSARAGSVSAPVTVSLCNYCSKQGNLKCTGCKRTCYCSVACQTEDWKAHRHICKLSAQENTASDKPKESLTLPGHGASVLENKVNKSHVVESKRVYLRDLRKNNISKGDEFQATVVEMRTPGKFFIHIQSMEMLETLKNITLNLQKAYSGSLVSEYKPEIGEICAVKYSFDQNWYRGQIESVDLNHHTAKVLYIDFGNEEEVKFDQICPMSANIDAAPSCALQCCIAGVTAIMSSWTGECCIALRQLVAGKSLTFTVVDVLYSSVLAVDASLSTLGKNLSTFLIDQGYAVKDSTSTKPQIKQDINSLMTASFENFKRLADGKNENTEAQPPEPLSQEVGDIFTAIVTHLQSPSEIICQKLENASVIQQLQKSLREQCTKTQASENFRPAPGTICCSLFSEDNQWYRAKVLAYSSEDRVCVGYIDFGNSEEVVLNQLRPINMDLLVLASQAIPCALAGIKPISHVWSEETVVTLKQLVCNRFLRVEILGERDGTALVAMVDESSDPQTNVAELLVATGHATVGEMETKKEDACESADDKLEWSCAELPTDGQKVVLVISVLENPGQFYCYNYSADVMQTMAELSTALMKHCEADGTPFNPVVGEPCCARFSDGNWYRGVMQSLEGDGTAKVYFADYGNTCNIQIAHLRAIKPSLLKHPFQAISCWLAGLEPVGGEWSKDAVQKFQTLCVGKQLTGRVVSVTEKGYGVELEFSGHNIAAVLIAEQLAKPSGQEKKPDSQVASFSETAEVSSAPVSAENHSCSEQPVKTSGQKLAPSHTGPSNESVSFPLDWKTVDLPHSETFQPQVAAVTSPSLFYVMNPREVNIEKLQSVMTDVMRYCSKQTLPNQSMPLPGAACCAQFSGDKNWYRAVVLEATSTCAVVIYADYGNIERVSVSSLLPIPKTLLQQPFQIARCALSGKKHFPTMWPPEVLELFGIQMSGKVLATVDHFDGTFNLLNVTKPTAQGGTNINAIILEALKKSGKSSIKSLTQDTQAQGYEPTQAGVASSALVDNLSTDTEKPEPQSQKKENAETTDAGAEKGDPQTPKESVTNSNAASASCCCVSLEQKIAQIEELLLLLVKQMGVSPK; from the exons ATGAACCGTGCCTTTTCACCATCGCTGGTCAGACCGACCCTGCCGTTGAGAAGACCTGCATCAAGTCCAGGTTTAGTGACACCAAGCATCGTGACTCCTGTAATTAACAACCAGGGTGCCTGCTTACCTCAAGCACGGTCTCTGTTGACTGGTAGCTCAGATG CTGAAGGTAGCAGAAACGAGAAAGAGTGGATGCCTGTGAGAGacaacagtgct AGAGCTGGATCTGTGTCTGCTCCAGTTACAGTGAGCCTGTGTAATTATTGCAGTAAGCAAG GTAATCTTAAGTGCACAGGCTGCAAAAGGACTTGCTACTGCTCGGTAGCTTGTCAGACAGAGGACTGGAAGGCCCATCGCCACATTTGTAAACTAAGTGCTCAGGAAAACACAGCAAG TGACAAACCAAAGGAGTCCCTGACCCTACCTGGACATGGAGCTAGTGTTTTAGAAAACAAA gTGAACAAGAGTCATGTGGTTGAATCAAAGAGAGTTTACCTTCGGGATTTACGCAAGAACAACATCTCTAAGGGAGATGAATTCCAA GCAACCGTGGTGGAAATGCGGACCCCTGGGAAGTTCTTCATCCACATCCAGTCGATGGAAATGCTTGAGACCCTAAAGAACATCACTCTAAATCTACAGAAGGCATACAGTGGTTCACTTGTGTCTGAGTACAAGCCCGAAATTGGGGAAATCTGTGCTGTGAAATACTCTTTTGATCAG AATTGGTATCGGGGTCAAATTGAGTCTGTTGATTTGAATCACCACACTGCCAAAGTGCTTTACATAGATTTTGGAAATGAAGAGGAGGTCAAATTTGACCAGATATGCCCCATGTCAGCAAATATTGATGCTGCACCATCATGT GCACTACAGTGTTGTATTGCTGGAGTAACTGCAATCATGAGCAGTTGGACAGGCGAATGTTGTATTGCATTGAGGCAGCTGGTTGCTGGAAAGAGTCTGACTTTCACTGTGGTGGATGTCCTGTACAGCTCTGTGCTTGCTGTAGATGCGTCTCTGTCCACACTTG GTAAGAATCTGAGTACTTTCCTAATTGACCAGGGCTATGCAGTGAAGGACAGCACTTCCACAAAGCCACAGATCAAGCAAGATATCA aTTCTTTAATGACTGCATCATTTGAAAACTTCAAGCGTTTGGCTGATGGGAAAAATGAGAACACTGAGGCACAGCCACCCGAACCTTTGAGTCAAGAGGTTGGAGACATCTTCACAGCTATAGTCACCCATCTTCAGTCCCCATCAGAGATCATCTGCCAGAAGCTAGAAAATGCCA GTGTTATACAGCAGTTACAAAAAAGTTTGAGAGAACAGTGTACCAAGACTCAGGCCAGTGAGAACTTTCGACCTGCTCCTGGAACTATCTGCTGCTCTCTTTTCTCAG AGGACAATCAGTGGTATAGGGCCAAAGTCTTGGCATATTCCTCTGaggatcgtgtgtgtgtgggttacaTAGACTTCGGGAATTCAGAAGAGGTGGTGTTGAATCAGTTGCGTCCTATCAATATGGATCTGTTAGTTTTGGCTTCTCAGGCAATCCCATGTGCCCTGgcag GTATTAAGCCCATTTCACATGTGTGGTCAGAGGAGACAGTTGTAACGCTGAAACAACTGGTCTGTAACCGCTTCCTCCGTGTGGAGATTCTTGGAGAGCGAGATGGAACAGCTTTAGTCGCTATGGTTGATGAGTCCAGTGATCCTCAGACTAATGTAGCTGAGCTGCTGGTTGCTACAGGTCATGCTACTGTTGGGGAAATGGAGACAAAAAAAGAGGACGCATGTGAAAGTGCTG ATGACAAATTGGAGTGGTCCTGTGCAGAACTCCCCACTGATGGCCAGAAGGTGGTGCTAGTGATCAGTGTACTAGAAAATCCTGGACAGTTCTACTGCTATAATTACAGTGCAGATG TCATGCAGACCATGGCAGAGTTGTCCACTGCTCTGATGAAGCACTGTGAGGCTGATGGGACTCCTTTTAACCCTGTTGTTGGAGAACCCTGTTGTGCTCGCTTCAGTG ATGGGAACTGGTATAGGGGTGTGATGCAGAGTCTTGAGGGAGATGGAACTGCTAAAGTGTACTTTGCAGATTATGGGAACACTTGTAATATACAAATAGCCCATCTACGAGCCATCAAACCTAGTCTCCTCAAACACCCTTTCCAGGCCATATCTTGTTGGCTTGCAG GACTTGAGCCTGTAGGAGGGGAGTGGAGTAAGGATGCAGTGCAGAAGTTCCAGACTCTGTGTGTGGGGAAGCAGCTCACCGGGAGAGTGGTATCCGTCACTGAGAAAGGTTATGGAGTGGAGCTGGAGTTTAGTGGCCACAACATTGCTGCTGTACTCATCGCGGAACAACTCGCCAAACCTTCAGGACAGGAGAAGAAGCCTGATTCACAAGTAGCCTCATTCAGTGAAACTGCAGAAGTATCGTCTGCACCAGTGTCTGCTGAGAATCACTCTTGCTCTGAGCAGCCAGTTAAAACCAGTGGACAAAAACTTGCTCCATCACATACCGGCCCATCAAATGAAT CGGTTTCATTTCCTCTGGACTGGAAAACCGTAGATTTGCCTCACAGTGAAACTTTCCAGCCTCAGGTGGCAGCAGTGACCAGCCCAAGTCTCTTCTATGTGATGAATCCTAGAGAGG TGAACATAGAGAAGTTGCAGAGTGTTATGACGGATGTGATGAGGTATTGCAGCAAACAGACGCTGCCCAACCAGAGCATGCCTTTACCTGGAGCAGCCTGCTGTGCTCAGTTTTCAG gtgACAAAAACTGGTACAGAGCTGTTGTGTTGGAAGCTACCAGCACATGCGCAGTTGTGATTTATGCAGACTATGGGAACATTGAGAGGGTTTCTGTCTCTAGCCTCCTGCCAATCCCGAAAACACTTCTGCAGCAGCCCTTTCAAATAGCTAGATGTGCTCTTTCTG GTAAAAAACACTTCCCAACTATGTGGCCTCCTGAGGTCCTGGAGCTTTTTGGTATACAGATGAGTGGCAAAGTACTGGCGACTGTAGATCATTTTGATGGCACCTTTAACTTGCTAAATGTTACCAAGCCCACAGCCCAAGGAGGAACCAACATTAACGCCATTATTTTAGAGGCACTGAAGAAATCTGGCAAGTCCAGCATAAAATCGCTGACCCAAGACACACAGGCTCAGGGATATGAGCCGACACAGGCTGGTGTTGCATCCTCTGCCTTAGTTGATAACTTATCTACAGACACAGAGAAGCCCGAACCTCAAAGTCAGAAGAAAG AAAATGCAGAGACAACCGATGCCGGCGCAGAAAAGGGTGACCCACAGACCCCTAAAGAGTCAGTGACTAACAGTAACG CAGCTTCTGCTTCGTGCTGTTGCGTGTCCCTTGAACAGAAG ATTGCCCAGATTGAGGAGTTGCTCCTTCTGCTTGTGAAGCAAATGGGTGTAAGCCCAAAGTAA